From a region of the Besnoitia besnoiti strain Bb-Ger1 chromosome I, whole genome shotgun sequence genome:
- a CDS encoding F5/8 type C domain-containing protein (encoded by transcript BESB_000190) gives MGLHRALFLWWPLLMVSVTVSLAQENAYRFINSQASSTHGPQFDALQAIQAGQGYWSSSGHHSNDEEVTWTGFFSAPAYLKGLRVRWAYSPEEVQVSVSPDGANWNIAMPYKRTPSNDVAFNEEMVFDHPHTAKAVKISMRKAIHDFFGINEVVPLSAGEPLAMLISGITSETGEMCLQVEGGQYNQEGATVVLDRCASAFAAGDGRELWRTNANQQFIAARSKPPKCMTLQDGNTAEGGNIVLVDCLHALEEADGRSSWTVEANSQLRLQRTGSFCLTLEDIHGNQPGVGDIARSFGASATSSSVADEAHSPAKAVDGDPTSYWASGAFGDADHHQVEFDINLGKPATVSGVSIDWEYPALAYRIEGSLDGHAFSEFASNVANPSNSTLEVFAGREAQVIRIALLQPHSKHGKVGDKYVYGIRGVEVLANRLQTVVGDCREAANSADARDKFFVESTSAFDPAFADKVSSMDYDVIDRTRALGKKTEELYTALPHAKTCVSQKKDYGERLKKAKAESSTIAGQYDYFTQLQSSKPVTHPELSPGALHQATLGSGDSASYPAEDCYAVKSQDPAAASGFYWILPRCAPEPLRVYCDMKSATSMFFWNGAPGAKPAGNINDKVDSLGSIRLRCAEVGLEPLVLRSADHLQAVKDAIELIGYSGSGVIPLAYDYGCINGRCTGSFRDLYSGSTDLTALLMSQSSLSTELGRMTPAAGVGLAGSETSYFDMDTSDIAGIVCSTNAMEGEDVLPHVDISCDATAGEHEAFRGILNTNVVVECPPGCEEHSTLPVYGTGGVYSDSSSVCRAAIHAGVLKSGGVVSVSLESPRESYEGSSRNGVKSKSLNTPNMVELVNLVTGEALRGELPSRSRGVSLRSIRVGPVARDCPIESFAAPASSFIELSSSVSLEAGSEVSETPIEKQEDVMLDPAVALVIQQMLKEMDAIHGVDPAAVFASQAEAAEAVRQVKKYLKAAELLQRKQTGETEELYVEGEDLMTRVLAESGRYFNKLEEFYVKLERAEEERLEEAGFSSFQVNYEAMPFSQTFVLFDTLRTKNGPSSWGYSEDAVAGHKNTIVQTSGILGTQDGEGTFAMLKGRRFFDFVALADFYAVGSGSVGVAVRMRDPNNLFLFEANKERGYKRLMRIDKGDAIIIAQKDDGGYDEAKWYRLRIEATHGYIRVCFGEPDSNLGEVFSVLDERFLSGSLGLYSSGMDGGVFFDNIRVKAKACSHISKEAPPLPPRCARFTEMYLEQPGALYETVSLRDVDNKGAWLYKAHVAGRKKALQPPDPADDGASRSTAVLRSPKLCKDGNFLFDFHHACPGGVVGAIFRYQTPSQHHVVEVTGSQMTLYRVENNTKSTIASKAIKPHIGEWNTMELQFDGRHVVALLSTADGHQESLRATLPDRGGHGHVGLLSANCRQHAFDRLAVSPPKILEETASHGHLSREKAWVVCPRSVHLLQRRSECEKMAPNKSGVHQLECTSQFCEQCCHYHTALLGKGEEDACRNTCRKNVPIVERLQTNFIGKLRQCMDVNGDAFSHCTEEDLGCPLEACNFCCATSEGAEDINGIPKSLVEGLSTAETEECKFQCSRKFD, from the exons ATGGGGCTACACAGGGCCTTATTTCTGTGGTGGCCGCTTTTGATGGTGTCGGTCACCGTGTCTCTTGCACAAGAGAATGCCTATCGTTTTATCAATAGTCAGGCGTCTTCCACACATGGACCTCAATTCGACGCCCTTCAAGCGATTCAGGCTGGCCAAGGCTACTGGTCCAGTTCAGGTCACCATTCTAACGACGAGGAAG tcACCTGGACAGGATTTTTCTCGGCACCAGCATACCTAAAGGGTCTTCGCGTAAGATGGGCGTACTCCCCTGAG GAAGTACAAGTTTCTGTGTCTCCTGATGGGGCAAACTGGAACATTGCAATGCCCTACAAGAGAACTCCCAGCAATGACG TTGCCTTCAATGAGGAGATGGTGTTCGATCATCCGCACACTGCGAAGGCAGTGAAGATCTCTATGCGCAAAGCAATTCACGACTTTTTTGGCATCAACGAGGTGGTTCCCCTCAGCGCTGGAGAACCGCTGGCGATGCTTATATCTGGTATCACCAGCGAAACCGGAGAAATGTGTCTGCAG GTGGAAGGGGGCCAGTACAACCAGGAAGGTGCAACGGTCGTCCTCGATAGATGTGCAAGCGCTTTCGCGGCTGGAGACGGACGA GAGTTGTGGCGGACGAATGCAAATCAGCAGTTCATCGCCGCCAGGAGCAAGCCTCCTAAATGCATGACACTGCAAGACGGCAATACCGCCG AGGGCGGTAACATCGTACTAGTTGACTGTCTACATGCCCTTGAAGAGGCCGACGGACGTTCCAGCTGGACCGTGGAGGCTAACTCACAACTTCGCCTACAGAGAACTGGCTCTTTTTGTTTAACGCTGGAAGACATCCATGGCAACCAACCCGGTGTCGGTGACATCGCGAGGTCGTTCGGGGCCAGCGCTACATCTTCCAGTGTCGCTGATGAGGCGCATAGTCCAGCGAAGGCTGTCGATGGGGATCCGACGTCTTATTGGGCATCCGGCGCGTTTGGTGATGCTGACCATCATCAAGTGGAGTTCGATATCAATTTAG GGAAGCCTGCAACTGTTTCTGGCGTGAGCATCGACTGGGAATACCCTGCCCTCGCCTACCGCATAGAAGGAAGCCTCGACGGGCATGCGTTCAG CGAGTTTGCGAGCAATGTAGCTAACCCGTCGAATTCCACTCTCGAGGTGTTTGCGGGCCGGGAAGCGCAGGTCATCAGAATAGCTCTTCTACAGCCGCACTCTAAGCATGGGAAAGTTGGCGACAAATACGTTTACGGCATCAGAGGCGTTGAGGTTCTTGCCAACCGGCTGCAGACGGTTGTTGGCGATTGTAGGGAGGCGGCGAATTCCGCGGATGCTAGAGACAAGTTTTTTGTCGAGTCAACCTCGGCTTTTGATCCTGCATTTGCGGACAAGGTCTCGTCGATGGATTATGATGTCATCGATCGAACTAGAGCCTTGGGAAAAAAGACAGAAGAGTTGTACACTGCTCTTCCTCACGCCAAGACTTGCGTGTCCCAAAAAAAAGACTACGGGGAGCGGCTTAAAAAGGCAAAAGCCGAATCTTCCACTATAGCTGGGCAGTACGACTATTTTACGCAACTGCAGTCATCGAAGCCAGTGACGCACCCTGAGCTGAGCCCTG GAGCACTACACCAGGCAACGTTGGGGTCAGGTGATTCGGCTAGTTACCCTGCTGAAGATTGCTATGCCGTGAAGAGCCAAGACCCCGCAGCAGCGTCGGGATTTTACTG GATCTTGCCACGCTGTGCTCCAGAGCCGTTGCGGGTGTACTGTGACATGAAGAGTGCCACTTCGATGTTCTTTTGGAATGGGGCTCCCGGTGCCAAACCAGCTGGAAACATCAATGACAAAGTCGATTCTCTGGGAAGCATCCGCCTTCGTTGTGCAGAAGTGGGGCTCGAACCGCTTGTGCTGCGATCGGCGGATCATCTGCAAGCTGTAAAGGATGCTATCGAACTTATCG GTTATAGCGGATCCGGTGTAATCCCTCTGGCGTACGACTACGGATGCATCAACGGGCGGTGCACCGGAAGCTTTCGG GACCTGTATTCGGGCAGTACCGACCTTACGGCCCTACTGATGTCCCAGTCTTCTCTAAGCACGGAACTCGGGCGCATGACGCCTGCCGCAG GCGTTGGGCTTGCTGGGAGTGAAACTTCATATTTCGACATGGACACTTCTGATATCGCGGGCATTGTCTGCTCGACGAATGCTatggaaggcgaagacgttCT GCCTCACGTGGATATCTCATGTGATGCAACTGCGGGGGAGCACGAGGCGTTTAGGGGCATCTTGAAT ACAAATGTTGTCGTTGAGTGCCCTCCAGGATGTGAAGAACATTCAACACTGCCCGTGTATGGCACGGGAGGAGTGTACTCAGACTCCAGCTCTGTGTGCCGGGCAGCCATTCACGCAGGCGTACTTAAGTCAGGAGGGGTTGTAAGCGTTTCTCTGGAGTCACCAAGGGAGTCATACGAAGGGTCGAGTAGAAACGGCGTCAAGTCAAAATCGCTGAACACACCAAATATGGTGGAACTGGTAAATCTTGTAACCGGAGAAGCCCTCCGGGGAGAGCTTCCAAGCCGTTCCCGGGGCGTGTCTCTTCGAAGTATCCGAGTCGGTCCGGTCGCGAGG GATTGTCCGATTGAAAGCTTTGCCGCCCCAGCGTCGTCATTTATCGAGCTTAGCTCCTCTGTGAGTCTCGAAGCTGGCTCTGAGGTTTCGGAGACCCCCATCGAGAAGCAAGAGGACGTCATGCTGGACCCTGCAGTAGCCCTCGTTATACAACAAATGCTGAAGGAGATGG ATGCAATACACGGAGTGGATCCGGCAGCAGTGTTCGCCTCTCAGGCTGAAGCGGCCGAAGCTGTTCGCCAGGTGAAGAAATACCTAAAAGCTGCAGAACTGTTACAAAGAAAACAGACTGGAGAAACAGAGGAACT GTAcgtcgaaggcgaagacctGATGACCCGAGTTTTGGCCGAATCTGGTCGCTATTTCAACAAGTTGGAGGAGTTTTACGTTAAACTTGAACGAGCCGAGGAAGAGCGACTTGAGGAAGCTGGATTTTCTTCATTCCAGGTCAACTACGAAGCGATGCCGTTTTCGCAAACATTTGTTCTCTTCGACACACTTCGGACCAAAAACGGCCCAAGCAGCTGGGGATACTCAGAAGACGCGGTGGCAGGTCACAAAAACACAATAGTTCAGACATCAGGTATTCTCGGGACTCAAGACGGAGAGGGGACATTCGCGATGCTGAAGGGCCGCCGATTTTTTGACTTTGTCGCCCTTGCGGACTTCTAC GCTGTCGGCTCTGGTAGCGTCGGGGTAGCTGTCCGTATGAGAGATCCAAACAACCTGTTCTTATTTGAGGCCAACAAGGAGAGAGGTTACAAGAGATTGATGCGGATCGACAAGGGGGATGCTATCATTATCGCTCAAAAAGATGACGGAGGATACGATGAGGCGAAATGGTATCGCCTCAGAATCGAAGCGACGCATGGTTATATCAGAGTGTGTTTCGGGGAGCCTGATAGCAACCTCGGCGAGGTTTTCAG TGTGCTAGATGAGCGGTTCCTCTCCGGTTCCCTCGGATTGTACTCATCTGGAATGGACGGGGGCGTGTTCTTCGATAACATCCGCGTCAAAGCAAAAGCCTGTTCCCACATCTCGAAAGAAGCCCCTCCTCTTCCACCACGCTGTGCACGATTCACCGAAATGTATCTAGAACAGCCGGGAGCTCTTTACGAGACAGTCTCTCTCAGAGACGTCGATAACAAGGGCGCCTGGCTCTATAAA GCTCATGTAGcaggcagaaaaaaagcgcTGCAACCCCCAGATccggcagacgacggcgcctcCCGATCAACTGCTGTTTTGAGATCACCGAAGCTAT GCAAAGATGGAAACTTCTTATTTGACTTCCACCACGCTTGCCCTGGCGGTGTCGTAGGAGCGATTTTCCGCTACCAGACACCGAGCCAACATCACGTCGTGGAAGTGACCGGATCTCA GATGACACTGTATCGGGTGGAGAACAACACAAAATCAACAATAGCAAGCAAGGCAATCAAGCCTCACATCGGAGAGTGGAATACAATGGAGCTACAGTTCGATGGCCGGCACGTCGTGGCTCTGTTGAGTACTGCTGACGGACACCAAGAATCTCTCCGAGCGACCTTGCCAGACCGAGGCGGTCATGGCCACGTCGGGCTCCTCAGCGCAAACTGTCGCCAACATGCGTTTGaccgcctcgctgtctcgccgCCAAAAATTCTTGAAGAAACAGCGAGCCATGGCCACTTGTCACGCGAAAAAGCATG GGTTGTCTGTCCGAGGTCTGTCCATCTattgcagcgccgcagcgagtgTGAGAAGATGGCGCCGAATAAGAGTGGAGTGCACCAACTAGAGTGCACTAGTCAGTTCTGCGAGCAGTGCTGCCACTACCACACTGCGCTTCTCGggaaaggcgaggaagatGCATGCCGCAATACATGTCGCAAGAACGTGCCCATAGTTGAACGCCTTCAAACAAACTTCATCGGCAAGCTCAGACAGTGCATGGACGTTAATGGCGATGCGTTCAGCCACTGCACTGAG GAGGATCTCGGATGCCCCCTGGAGGCGTGCAACTTCTGCTGTGCGACAAGTGAAGGAGCCGAAGACATCAATGGCATCCCAAAGAGTCTCGTTGAGGGCTTGAGCACGGCTGAAACCGAGGAATGCAAGTTCCAGTGTAGCCGAAAGTTTGACTGA
- a CDS encoding PCI domain-containing protein (encoded by transcript BESB_000200) encodes MLTGGLPFRGRRGGGRRQGSGPSLMSTPWAGSGGGGRNASTAEWMNGMVTAILQRNGELFSDLIREQERLIPDNEVRSMPEAVVSAIPHGKLREAGLSKGGESLYKKLLQEFLRLRQLQARHPVRWNEVVKQCIALLDIYIDVYVDPSLDSCGWLVPGLAALCSIMNKAAYAADNAQDETADFMDDDDVPEDEETQNRYTKEVLNAIRPKLGKVRGDEERHGAYIVLLGQSIKRCLQLGNMQMAAGFLKLCDSKQINFSRVPRGPIVNFRYYLGKLYMQQEQFEQAEAELVWAFTHCPAANINVRRNILECLIPVRLRMGKVPHLELLRAYRMEHYVQIITSMKTGNVSSFDKTMETHERILINHGTILCVERIKFIVYRTLMKHVKEWWLKSGLASKPNIVPIAAFSAALKWQSDTLFDDDEMACISANLIRMGYIKGYISWEHMVIVFSNQNPFPSLRTMRPS; translated from the exons ATGTTGACTGGTGGATTACCGTTTCGAGGGCgccggggcggcgggcgacgacagGGAAGCGGCCCCTCGTTGATGTCGACGCCCTGGGCTGGgtcaggaggaggcgggcgtaATGCGTCTACGGCAGAGTGGATGAATGGAATGGTCACGGCAATTTTGCAGAGAAACGGAGAGCTATTCTCTGATCTCATTCGTGAGCAAGAAAGACTGATACCGGATAACGAGGTACGGAGTATGCCAGAA GCGGTCGTGAGTGCAATTCCTCATGGAAAGCTAAGAGAGGCAGGCCTTTCGAAGGGAGGTGAATCCCTCTACAAGAAGCTTCTTCAAGAatttctgcgtctgcgccagcTTCAAGCACGCCACCCAGTGCGATGGAATGAAGTCGTCAAGCAGTGTATAGCACTGCTCGATATTTACATTGATGTTTATGTCGATCCGAGTTTAGACTCCTGTGGCTGGCTTGTCCCGGGACTTGCAGCGTTGTGCAGTATCATGAACAAAGCCGCCTACGCTGCTGATAACGCTCAAGATGAGACAGCAGATTTTATGGATGATGACGACGTCCCGGAAGATGAGGAGACCCAGAATAGATACACGAAGGAAGTCCTTAATGCCATTCGGCCGAAATTAGGCAAAGTCAGGGGTGATGAAGAGCGCCATGGCGCGTACATTGTCCTGCTAGGACAGTCAATCAAGCGATGCCTGCAGCTTGGAAACATGCAGATGGCGGCCGGGTTTCTCAAGCTGTGCGACTCAAA GCAAATCAACTTCTCGCGGGTTCCTCGTGGGCCAATCGTTAACTTCCGGTATTATCTCGGCAAGCTTTACATGCAACAAGAACAGTTTGAACAG gcagaggcagagcTTGTGTGGGCATTCACTCATTGCCCGGCAGCAAACATCAACGTACGAAG GAATATTCTAGAATGTTTAATCCCCGTGCGATTGCGCATGGGAAAGGTACCGCATTTAGAGCTACTGCGGGCGTACAG GATGGAGCACTATGTGCAGATTATTACATCCATGAAAACAGGAAACGTGTCAAGTTTCGACAAAACCATG GAAACTCACGAACGAATTTTAATAAATCATGGTACCATCCTGTGTGTTGAGAGGATCAAGTTCATCGTCTACAGGACGTTAATGAAGCATGT AAAAGAATGGTGGTTAAAAAGTGGGCTTGCGTCGAAGCCGAACATAGTGCCGATTGCAGCTTTTTCAGCGGCGCTGAAATGGCAGAGCGATACCCTTTTCGATGATGATGAA ATGGCGTGTATCAGCGCGAACTTGATTCGCATGGGATATATAAAG GGTTACATCTCGTGGGAGCATATGGTGATCGTCTTTAGTAATCAGAACCCATTCCCCAGTCTACGTACTATGCGGCCAAGCTAG
- a CDS encoding ubiquitin-conjugating enzyme subfamily protein (encoded by transcript BESB_000210): MADAELPLTTMASRVKVEDSGKSKLLVSESMAAHPSTRELDVRRLQRTVIPIPARTLAGIDEDGDSTATDMAIISKNLELYSLLIEYSQTAQYSPEGVYCMPTWNNLRVWDGVILLRHGLYQGGVFKFKIKLTPAYPAEPPCVMFVSRVFHPLVDPQNGTITIKPQFRKWDGDKDYLPMLLMYLKSIFYKREFLQGTDEEESWLNPEAAKVFRGDKKAALEKIKQCVEESQSKLYANEEDFVFNFIEFHREKKPILQALNVLSHDVTCIDPKEVFIDWFLGEWSKSEFEPDGRSGREQTGTKAAQ, encoded by the exons ATGGCAGACGCGGAGCTTCCACTTACTACGATGGCCTCGCGGGTTAAGGTGGAGGACAGTGGCAAAAGCAAGCTTCTTGTCAGCGAGAGCATGGCTGCTCACCCGTCGACACGTGAACTTGAcgttcgccgcctgcagagaacTGTCATTCCGATTCCAGCCCGCACGCTGGCTGGCATTGATGAAGACGGAGACTCTACCGCGACAGATATGGCGATCATAAGCAAGAATCTAGAACTGTATTCTCTCCTGATCGAATA CTCTCAGACAGCGCAGTACTCACCTGAAGGTGTTTACTGTATGCCGACATGGAACAATCTGCGCG TCTGGGACGGCGTGATTTTACTGAGGCATGGCCTGTATCAAGGCGGTGTGTTCAAGTTTAAAATCAAGCTTACCCCTGCCTATCCTGCTGAGCCTCCATGTGTCATGTTCGTATCGCGGGTCTTCCACCCGCTGGTCGATCCTCAAAACGGCACTATCACCATCAAG CCGCAGTTTCGCAAATGGGACGGCGACAAAGACTACTTGCCGATGCTTCTTATGTACCTCAAAAGCATTTTCTACAAACGCGAGTTTCTTCAAGggacagacgaagaagaatcGTGGCTCAATCCCGAAGCAGCTAAGGT GTTCCGCGGAGACAAGAAGGCAGCGTTGGAGAAGATCAAACAGTGCGTTGAAGAATCTCAGTCAAAACTGTACGCAAACGAGGAGGATTTCGTGTTCAATTTCATTGAGTTTCACCGGGAGAAGAAGCCTATCCTACAGGCTCTCAACGTTCTTTCCCACGACGTTACATGCATCGATCCAAAAGAAGTTTTTATTGACTGGTTTCTGGGAGAGTGGTCCAAGTCTGAGTTTGAGCCAGACGGACGCAGCGGTCGCGAGCAAACCGGCACCAAGGCGGCCCAATGA
- a CDS encoding hypothetical protein (encoded by transcript BESB_000220), with translation MLRPSLLLRFAGAPSVRSASQGAALSLSRPARAASSDPAPYSAVSRASSPSTSPSGESISDKIYRWLDITGFLTRWNNRKEWLLDIPAFGRQGTPLVTEFERKQEMFVSLNAFVISLFALYLGFQGMSHLSYKGPTPSYEGFPGVDGRKKDFTMMSRLWFIEPKERCKDCRWLDLECKKECFARLKAEGHKLYVNGGNPLSVPRAKLEPPHFH, from the coding sequence ATGTTGCGGCCATCTCTATTGCTCCGCTTTGCTGGGGCGCCGTCAGTGCGCTCTGCTTCGCAGGGGGCGGcactctctctttctcgacccgctcgcgccgcatcCTCGGACCCAGCGCCGTATTCGGCTGTGtcccgcgcgtcttcgccttctaCTTCGCCCTCAGGCGAATCGATTTCAGACAAAATCTACCGGTGGCTAGACATCACTGGATTTCTCACGCGCTGGAACAACAGGAAAGAGTGGCTTTTGGACATTCCGGCGTTCGGACGCCAAGGCACCCCCCTCGTTACTGAATTCGAGAGGAAACAGGAAATGTTTGTCAGTTTGAATGCGTTCGTTATCTCTCTTTTCGCGCTGTACCTGGGTTTCCAGGGAATGAGTCACCTGAGCTACAAGGGCCCTACGCCGTCTTACGAAGGCTTTCCGGGAGTTGATGGCCGTAAGAAGGACTTCACCATGATGAGCCGATTGTGGTTCATCGAGCCTAAGGAACGCTGCAAAGACTGCAGATGGCTCGACCTGGAGTGCAAGAAGGAGTGCTTTGCTCGGCTGAAGGCAGAGGGACACAAACTCTATGTAAATGGAGGGAATCCCTTGTCTGTGCCTAGAGCGAAGCTGGAGCCTCCGCATTTCCATTAA
- a CDS encoding putative aminotransferase (encoded by transcript BESB_000230), with product MADVSAIASHSQQQFKGSLAESSIPPTRSCSRTPATMSPPPETKTCGTVSGGCPDGLVKDEHIDGRGSIEEKEAENGGRRSPQPTLTLLSLSKRIVDCKYAVRGPIVRRALQLQKGLKTEPNSFPFKKLIHVNTGDPQGLGQLPISYYRKVMACVMYPPLMGVPLGYNHLAANESEPDVTESLSAEERGIAAAASPWFPDDVMEKSWRYMRAMGSIGAYTHSQGLPLFRQDIAAWMERRDGIPTNPDNIFLTDGASSAIRLALELLLRQTNDGVLIPVPQYPLYAGLVIRMGGLALPYFLEEETGWSLSIQSIEEAMENAKDRGICVRGLVLINPGNPTGTVLTEEEIRQVIDLCRRERLVLLADEVYQDNVYCGLPFISVRKVLHQMEASVSVFSFHSSSKGLVGECGLRGGMVHVDTVDEDVRMEMYKLVSMFMCGNTLGQLAMACICSPPKPGDASYEQFQRERQAIYNSMKTKAKLVHDELNKIDGVCCQPIAGSVFGFPQFVMPPGAFREATRQRVEPDLLFCLELLEATGIVTVPGSGFGQRRGTYHVRICILPEEHLLVDMLGKFRDFYKAFVKKYSE from the exons ATGGCCGATGTGTCTGCTATCGCCTCGCATTCCCAGCAGCAATTCAAAGGGTCACTTGCTGAATCGTCGATACCCCCGACACGCAGTTGTTCAAGGACACCGGCAACTATGTCGCCCCCGCCTGAAACTAAAACTTGTGGGACCGTTTCCGGCGGCTGTCCTGACGGGCTAGTGAAGGATGAACATATTGACGGTCGGGGGAGTatcgaagagaaagaagcagagaatggaggacgccgcagccCTCAGCCAACTTTAACTTTGCTTTCTCTTTCGAAGCGCATAGTCGATTGCAAG TATGCAGTCAGAGGTCCCATTGTGCGCCGAGCCCTCCAGTTACAAAAGGGACTCAAAACGGAGCCGAACTCGTTCCCTTTCAAGAAATTGATCCACGTCAACACGGGAGATCCACAAGGATTGGGCCAGCTTCCGATTTCGTACTATAGGAAG GTCATGGCTTGTGTCATGTATCCTCCCTTGATGGGTGTTCCTCTTGGATACAACCATTTGGCCGCCAATGAAAGTGAACCAGACGTGACAGAGTCGTTGTCTGCGGAGGAGCGTGGTatcgcagctgccgcatcTCCGTGGTTTCCCGACGACGTCATGGAGAAGAGTTGGCGTTACATGCGGGCCATGGGATCGATAGGCGCGTATACGCACTCCCAAGGGCTCCCCTTGTTTCGTCAAGACATCGCCGCTTGGATGGAGCGGAGAGATGGCATTCCCACCAACCCGGACAATATATTCCTTACCGACG gcgcctcgtcggcaaTTCGCCTTGCTCTGGAACTCCTCTTGCGCCAAACAAACGATGGAGTTTTGATACCAGTGCCACAGTACCCTCTATACGCCGGTCTAGTCATTCGTATGGGTGGCCTCGCTCTCCCATATTTTCTGGAA GAAGAAACAGGGTGGTCTCTCTCGATTCAGTCGATTGAGGAAGCAATGGAGAACGCAAAAGACAGAGGCATCTGCGTTAGAGGGCTTGTTCTCATTAATCCTGGCAATCCGACCGGCACAGTTCTGACCGAAGAAGAGATCCGACAA GTAATTGATCTCTGCAGAAGAGAACGTTTGGTTCTCTTGGCAGACGAAGTCTACCAGGACAACGTGTACTGTGGCCTCCCGTTTATTTCCGTCAGAAAG GTGCTGCACCAAATGGAGGCCAGCGTCTCAGTCTTCAGTTttcacagcagcagcaaggGCCTCGTTGGAGAGTGCGGACTTAGAGGAGGCATGGTACACGTGGACACTGTTGATGAGGATGTCCGCATGGAGATGTATAAATTGGTCAGCATGTTCATGTGCGGGAACACCCTTGGCCAGTTAGCCATGGCGTGTATTTGTTCGCCTCCAAAGCCGGGAGATGCTTCGTACGAACAGTttcagcgagagcgacaagCAATCTACAATTCCATGAAGACCAAGGCCAAACTTGTCCACGACGAGCTGAACAAAATCGATGGAGTCTGCTGTCAGCCAATCGCCGGCTCCGTCTTCGGTTTCCCACAGTTTGTCATGCCGCCAG GCGCTTTCAGGGAAGCAACACGGCAGCGTGTAGAACCAGACCTTCTGTTCTGCCTGGAACTCTTGGAGGCAACGGGAATTGTAACCGTGCCAGGCAGTGGATTCGGACAAAGACGAGGCACATACCATGTTCGAATTTGTATATTGCCCGAGGAGCATTTGCTCGTTGATATGCTGGGGAAGTTCAGAGACTTCTACAAAGCATTCGTCAAGAAATATTCAGAGTGA